Proteins encoded within one genomic window of Candidatus Krumholzibacteriia bacterium:
- a CDS encoding putative glycoside hydrolase, whose translation MPYRYNSRNARRDLAHLFLGIVLVLAAAGSASAQPGGYPRLANIYTLGYLDPADIPTLAQWDLVVLNTVVTEAELAQLRSYNPNIRLFFYVAPYDVIYPANPNDSWKYANTMYAQSNDLWWYDRYGNPASDWAGMRMVNITALGAAGPSGNWAQYLEDSIVNLVTERPSIDGIMFDNFWRHLAWNQANLQLDSDCNPTHNPGGCNGIADTNTALDALWNQSLRNLASRLRQRFDALEAQRDRPLAFVGNGSSDYFAWLSGSVHETFPSGWHEVDPGNPYNYNWNFEMLDPLSGYLTAPFSTDPYPASIMNSVWTGSVIEPQRTAEFERHKRFTLVSTMLGSGYYSLDAGNVLGNGQLWWEPEYDAGGRFRPAVGYLGHARGPMTRIGLPTGPELFANGDFSSGTTGWDSYGFSSTGSFNTDPSILHSAPAAARIQVQTVSPGGEYKVWTTGLSVVTGLSYTLAFWARASTTLDLNFYLYADDCPGGVCLNNQNLQLGTSWQQYQVQFFSTGTASAALNLFVRQPGTVWLDDVSLRGGDTTVFRRDFERGVVLLNYTSTPRTIDLGESYERLLIPGSTEFDGSTLTSESVPPWDGRILLRPGIVTGVGMLPVRRGKLQQNAPNPFNPGTRIDFQLLTPEKVRLAVYDIRGRLVRVLFDAPLPAGDAAVRWDGTDRLNRPVQSGIYTYRLETPSFSESRKMTLVR comes from the coding sequence ATGCCCTATCGTTACAACAGTAGAAACGCACGCCGGGACCTGGCCCACCTGTTCCTGGGAATCGTGCTCGTGCTGGCGGCGGCCGGATCCGCTTCCGCCCAGCCCGGCGGATACCCCCGGCTGGCGAACATCTACACGCTTGGCTACCTCGACCCCGCCGACATCCCCACGCTCGCGCAATGGGATCTCGTCGTCCTGAATACGGTAGTCACGGAAGCCGAGCTGGCGCAGCTCCGCTCCTACAACCCGAACATCCGCCTCTTCTTCTACGTCGCTCCGTACGACGTCATTTACCCCGCCAACCCGAACGATTCGTGGAAATATGCGAATACCATGTACGCGCAGTCGAACGACCTGTGGTGGTACGACCGCTACGGCAACCCCGCCTCGGACTGGGCCGGGATGCGCATGGTGAACATCACCGCCCTCGGCGCGGCGGGGCCGTCCGGCAATTGGGCCCAGTACCTCGAGGACAGCATCGTGAACCTGGTCACCGAGCGCCCGTCCATCGATGGCATCATGTTCGACAACTTCTGGCGACACCTGGCGTGGAATCAGGCCAACTTGCAGCTCGACTCCGACTGCAACCCCACCCACAACCCGGGCGGTTGTAACGGCATCGCCGACACGAACACGGCCCTGGACGCGCTGTGGAACCAGTCGCTCCGCAACCTGGCTTCCCGCCTGCGCCAGCGCTTCGACGCGCTCGAAGCGCAGCGCGACCGCCCCCTGGCCTTTGTCGGGAACGGTTCGTCCGATTACTTCGCCTGGCTCAGCGGCTCGGTCCATGAGACCTTCCCGTCCGGATGGCACGAGGTGGACCCAGGCAACCCGTACAACTACAACTGGAATTTCGAGATGCTGGACCCGCTTTCCGGCTACCTCACCGCGCCGTTCTCCACCGATCCGTATCCGGCCTCGATCATGAACTCGGTGTGGACCGGCTCGGTGATAGAGCCCCAGCGCACCGCGGAGTTCGAGCGGCACAAGCGCTTCACACTCGTTTCCACCATGCTGGGTTCCGGCTACTACAGCCTGGACGCGGGGAACGTGCTGGGGAACGGCCAGCTCTGGTGGGAGCCGGAGTACGACGCCGGCGGACGCTTCCGGCCGGCGGTGGGGTATCTGGGCCACGCGCGCGGACCGATGACACGAATCGGCCTGCCCACGGGGCCGGAGCTATTCGCGAACGGCGATTTCAGTTCCGGTACCACCGGCTGGGACTCCTACGGCTTCTCGTCCACCGGCAGCTTCAACACCGATCCCTCCATCCTGCACTCGGCGCCCGCCGCCGCGCGCATCCAGGTGCAGACGGTGTCGCCAGGCGGCGAGTACAAGGTGTGGACAACCGGCTTGTCCGTGGTCACTGGGCTCAGCTACACGCTCGCCTTCTGGGCTCGCGCCAGCACCACCCTGGATCTGAACTTCTACCTCTACGCCGACGACTGTCCGGGAGGCGTCTGTCTGAATAATCAGAACCTCCAGCTCGGGACGTCGTGGCAACAGTACCAGGTCCAGTTCTTCTCGACGGGGACCGCCTCGGCGGCCCTCAATCTCTTCGTGCGCCAGCCGGGCACGGTGTGGCTCGACGACGTCTCGCTGCGCGGAGGGGACACGACCGTCTTCCGGCGCGACTTCGAGCGCGGCGTGGTGCTCCTCAATTACACCTCGACACCGCGGACGATCGACCTGGGGGAATCGTACGAGAGGTTGCTCATTCCCGGCAGCACGGAGTTCGACGGCTCCACGTTGACCTCGGAGAGCGTACCGCCCTGGGATGGCCGCATCCTGCTCCGCCCCGGCATCGTGACCGGCGTCGGCATGCTGCCAGTGCGCCGCGGCAAGCTGCAGCAGAACGCGCCCAACCCGTTCAACCCGGGGACCCGCATCGACTTCCAGCTGCTGACCCCGGAAAAGGTCCGCCTGGCCGTCTACGACATCCGCGGCCGCCTGGTGCGCGTCCTTTTCGACGCGCCGCTCCCCGCCGGCGACGCCGCCGTCCGCTGGGACGGCACCGATCGCCTGAATCGGCCCGTCCAATCCGGCATCTACACCTACCGGCTCGAGACGCCGAGCTTCAGTGAGTCGAGAAAGATGACGCTGGTGCGCTGA
- a CDS encoding DnaB-like helicase N-terminal domain-containing protein, which yields MYKTSPDDSRSEHPSLGKERPDPEVHILGSIMGDPALLEYVAPRIKPEWFRGELHARIYRAMLYKHEHGISPNLQCLSLEARPSGLLENVGRQTLLDIAQSTATTAYIDHSVKRIVKRYKQRELDGPRRPGRAPLEKQKDVSQIIETLTAALDDLERSHETLASLDPDGSQFSRLATRPRPALVGTKPLPAVDTRPQGRLPRGAAEVGSFARLGHRVAKPLAVVSWIVGAGLLAWFAGRWSAMVVPMTSIRAPVVAPLQDPSVHVASEVVSNTARGAKAEELAPQQTKTAPVVVPPAVEAPQVSQEVIQPSAPVAPSEDTTPRALAPAPRRAGGLIYAVNVSSFRNAAAAAVEVARLQARGYQARAIRTDLESKGVWYRVYIGQYGTEAEAKQARARILAHTHYRTAFVRSIALF from the coding sequence ATGTACAAGACTTCCCCTGACGACTCCCGGAGCGAGCATCCTTCGCTTGGCAAGGAGAGGCCCGATCCCGAAGTCCACATTCTTGGTAGCATCATGGGGGACCCAGCATTGCTCGAGTACGTAGCACCCCGAATCAAGCCGGAGTGGTTTCGGGGGGAACTGCATGCGCGCATCTACCGAGCCATGCTGTACAAACACGAGCACGGCATTTCTCCAAACTTACAATGTCTCTCCCTCGAGGCTCGTCCGTCAGGTCTACTAGAGAACGTGGGAAGGCAAACGCTTCTTGACATAGCACAAAGTACCGCGACAACCGCGTATATCGACCATAGTGTGAAACGCATTGTGAAGCGCTACAAGCAGCGGGAGTTGGATGGGCCACGTAGGCCAGGACGAGCGCCTCTCGAGAAACAGAAGGATGTCTCACAGATCATCGAGACGTTGACCGCTGCCTTGGATGATCTGGAAAGGAGCCACGAGACCTTGGCCAGCCTGGATCCTGACGGAAGCCAGTTCTCGAGGCTCGCGACTCGACCGAGGCCAGCGCTCGTTGGCACGAAGCCATTGCCTGCCGTCGACACGCGGCCACAGGGGCGACTTCCTCGTGGCGCCGCCGAGGTCGGATCCTTCGCGCGCTTGGGCCACCGAGTCGCGAAACCGCTCGCGGTGGTCAGTTGGATCGTTGGAGCTGGTCTTCTCGCATGGTTTGCGGGGCGCTGGTCCGCGATGGTCGTGCCCATGACATCGATACGTGCGCCGGTAGTTGCGCCCCTACAGGACCCGAGTGTTCATGTCGCGAGCGAGGTGGTATCGAACACCGCTCGAGGAGCAAAGGCCGAAGAGTTGGCGCCGCAGCAAACGAAGACCGCTCCCGTGGTCGTCCCGCCTGCAGTCGAAGCGCCGCAGGTTTCCCAGGAAGTGATCCAGCCATCTGCGCCAGTCGCACCATCCGAGGACACGACACCGAGAGCTCTGGCGCCCGCTCCTCGCCGCGCGGGCGGCTTGATCTATGCCGTCAACGTCTCTTCGTTTCGAAACGCAGCAGCGGCCGCGGTCGAGGTGGCGCGGCTGCAAGCGCGAGGCTACCAGGCGCGCGCCATTCGCACCGATTTGGAGAGCAAGGGCGTCTGGTACCGCGTCTACATCGGTCAGTATGGAACGGAAGCCGAGGCGAAGCAGGCACGTGCCAGAATCCTCGCGCATACCCATTATCGCACTGCGTTCGTCCGGTCGATCGCACTCTTCTGA
- a CDS encoding class I SAM-dependent methyltransferase produces the protein MGTQDEPQHPIPYGEEMLSRVKRMHAGTESLRDYRGWIDDHMGGRVLAFRRRLIPQVLAFTNLRGLEILDFGCGTGSSVVALAEKAKGGSITATDIDPDALEIAKLRLEYHDLADQVGLRLIPSVVEVGDLKMPDETFDFILANGVLEHVVPFSVRPKVILEMWRLLKRGGLLFISETPNVLWPIDRHTTGLPVLPWLPPGLAYRIAVASGRHVSGTNFDVRGWRGMSYWGIIRPLRRSRQRFEVLNTTAGHNRLLPGGWAPEEKRSAKRRFATFLLERVGGGPLASLGIPTLAFGPFIEFLCLRKR, from the coding sequence ATGGGCACCCAGGATGAACCACAGCATCCGATTCCGTATGGCGAGGAAATGCTCAGCCGCGTGAAGCGCATGCATGCGGGAACCGAGAGCCTTCGTGACTACCGAGGATGGATCGACGACCACATGGGAGGGCGCGTCCTCGCGTTCCGCCGGCGGTTGATTCCACAAGTACTTGCTTTCACCAACCTCCGTGGCCTGGAGATCCTCGACTTCGGCTGCGGCACAGGTAGCTCCGTCGTGGCACTGGCGGAGAAAGCCAAGGGTGGTTCCATCACCGCGACCGATATCGATCCCGACGCGCTGGAAATCGCCAAGCTTCGGCTCGAATACCACGACTTGGCCGATCAGGTGGGATTGCGTCTCATCCCATCGGTTGTCGAGGTTGGCGACCTGAAAATGCCTGACGAGACCTTCGATTTCATTCTTGCAAACGGTGTGCTCGAGCACGTCGTCCCCTTTTCTGTAAGACCGAAAGTCATCCTGGAGATGTGGAGATTGCTCAAGCGCGGGGGTCTTTTGTTCATCAGCGAGACGCCCAACGTGCTCTGGCCTATCGATCGTCACACGACAGGGTTACCGGTTCTTCCTTGGCTGCCGCCAGGGCTTGCATACCGTATCGCGGTCGCGTCCGGTCGTCACGTATCGGGTACAAACTTCGATGTGCGTGGGTGGCGTGGGATGTCCTACTGGGGCATCATCCGACCATTGCGGCGGTCGCGACAGCGATTCGAGGTTCTGAACACGACAGCTGGGCACAATCGACTTCTTCCTGGAGGGTGGGCGCCCGAAGAGAAGAGAAGTGCGAAACGGAGGTTCGCCACCTTCTTGCTGGAACGGGTCGGGGGAGGGCCGCTCGCGTCGCTCGGCATTCCCACTCTGGCATTCGGTCCGTTCATCGAGTTCCTGTGCTTGAGGAAGAGGTAG
- the maeA gene encoding oxaloacetate-decarboxylating malate dehydrogenase, whose protein sequence is WEDFAGVNAIRILDRYRDRICTFNDDIQGTAGVALAGFIAISRLLKQPFREQRFLFLGAGAAAFGIADMIVQKFLKDGLSEEEALSRLSMFDVNGLLVRSRNDLAAYQKPFALDGPPSNDFAACVLRIRPTAIVGVSTVGGAFTRQVIENMSAVNVRPVIFPYSNPTSRSECTAEQAYTWSRGKAIFASGSPFAPVAYGGRTFTPGQGNNVFIFPAVGLAVLATGAKRVTDEMFITAAEAVAEQVTAADFEKGLIYPDVKNIREVSSHVALRVAEKIFESRLAGVRRPRDLRKFIAKTMYRPVYR, encoded by the coding sequence AGTGGGAGGACTTTGCCGGCGTGAACGCCATCCGCATCCTCGACCGGTACCGCGACAGGATCTGCACGTTCAACGACGACATCCAGGGCACCGCCGGCGTCGCGCTCGCGGGGTTCATCGCGATCAGCCGGCTGCTGAAGCAGCCGTTCCGGGAGCAGCGGTTCCTCTTCCTCGGCGCGGGGGCCGCGGCGTTCGGGATCGCCGACATGATCGTGCAGAAGTTCCTGAAGGACGGGCTCTCCGAGGAGGAGGCGCTCTCGCGCCTCTCGATGTTCGACGTGAACGGTCTGCTCGTGCGGTCACGCAACGACCTTGCCGCATACCAGAAGCCGTTCGCCCTCGACGGCCCGCCATCGAACGATTTTGCGGCGTGCGTCCTCAGGATCCGGCCGACCGCCATCGTCGGCGTCAGCACCGTCGGGGGGGCCTTCACTCGGCAGGTCATCGAGAACATGAGCGCTGTGAACGTCCGGCCGGTGATCTTTCCCTACTCGAACCCGACGTCGCGCTCGGAGTGCACCGCCGAACAGGCCTACACCTGGAGCAGGGGGAAGGCGATTTTCGCCAGCGGCAGCCCGTTTGCGCCCGTGGCGTACGGGGGCAGGACGTTCACCCCGGGGCAGGGGAACAACGTCTTCATCTTCCCGGCGGTGGGACTCGCGGTCCTGGCGACGGGGGCAAAGCGCGTGACTGACGAGATGTTCATCACGGCGGCCGAGGCGGTGGCCGAGCAGGTCACCGCAGCGGATTTCGAAAAGGGCCTGATCTATCCCGACGTGAAGAACATCAGGGAGGTGTCGTCCCACGTCGCTTTGAGGGTCGCGGAAAAGATCTTCGAGTCCCGCCTGGCGGGCGTACGCAGGCCGCGGGACCTCCGGAAGTTCATCGCGAAGACGATGTATCGTCCCGTGTACCGCTGA
- a CDS encoding putative glycoside hydrolase, which translates to MIALAASGSASAQSGGYPRLANIYTLGYVDPADLPTLAQWDFVVLSSAITETDVAKLRSYNPHIRIFLYVLPYDVTYPGEPNDPWKYANSVYAETNNLWWYDRNVNPASDWPMTRMVNITELGAAGPSGTWAQYIADRIVSLVVSHPSIDGIMLDNFWRHLAWKQANLQLDSDCNPTHNPGGCDGIADTNAVLDSLWNQSLRNLAAHLRQRFDELDAQRGRPLALIGNGASDYFPWLSGSVHETFPSGWHEVDAGNPYNYNWNFEMLDPLSGYLTAPFSTVPYQATIMNTVWTGTWAQPDRTAEFERHKRFTLVSTLMGSGYYSLDAGAQLGNGQLWWEPEYDAAGRGKGYLGQPLGPMARIGVPTGPELVANGDLSSGITGWDYYAYQATGSLNADNSILHSTPAAARIQVQAVSPGGEFKVWKTGLSVVSGLSYTLAFWARASTALDLDFHLYADACPGGACLNEQSVQLGTSWQRYQVHFFSTGSASASLNLFVREPGTVWLDDVSLREGETTVYRRDFERGVALLNYTSSQRTIDLGGSYERLRIPGSTEFNGAAVTEESVPPWDGRILLRVGSTAVPHGRLHQNEPNPFNPGTRIDFQLLSPESVHLAVYDIRGRLVRVLLDAALPAGDAAVRWDGTDRLHQPVHSGIYIYRLETPSFNESKKMTLLR; encoded by the coding sequence GTGATCGCGCTGGCGGCGTCAGGATCCGCTTCCGCTCAGAGCGGCGGATACCCCCGGCTGGCGAACATCTACACGCTCGGCTACGTCGACCCGGCCGACCTCCCCACGCTCGCGCAATGGGATTTCGTCGTCCTGAGCTCGGCCATCACAGAAACCGACGTGGCGAAGCTCCGCTCCTACAACCCGCACATCCGCATCTTCCTCTACGTGTTACCGTACGACGTCACGTACCCCGGCGAACCGAACGATCCGTGGAAATATGCGAACAGCGTGTACGCGGAGACGAACAACCTGTGGTGGTACGACCGCAACGTCAACCCCGCGTCGGACTGGCCCATGACGCGCATGGTCAACATCACCGAGCTCGGCGCGGCGGGACCGTCGGGCACGTGGGCCCAGTACATCGCGGACCGCATCGTGAGCCTCGTCGTCTCGCACCCGTCGATCGATGGCATCATGCTCGACAACTTCTGGAGACACCTGGCGTGGAAACAGGCCAACCTGCAGCTCGACTCCGACTGCAACCCCACGCACAACCCGGGCGGCTGTGACGGCATCGCCGACACGAACGCGGTCCTTGACTCGCTGTGGAACCAGTCACTCCGCAACCTGGCGGCCCACCTGCGCCAGCGCTTCGACGAGCTCGACGCGCAGCGCGGCCGCCCCCTGGCCTTGATCGGGAACGGCGCGTCCGATTACTTCCCCTGGCTCAGCGGCTCGGTCCACGAGACCTTCCCGTCCGGATGGCACGAGGTGGACGCCGGCAACCCGTACAACTACAACTGGAACTTCGAGATGCTGGACCCGCTTTCCGGCTACCTCACAGCGCCGTTCTCCACCGTTCCCTATCAGGCCACGATCATGAACACGGTGTGGACCGGAACGTGGGCGCAGCCCGATCGCACCGCGGAGTTCGAGCGGCACAAGCGCTTCACGCTCGTTTCCACCTTGATGGGTTCCGGGTACTACAGTTTGGACGCCGGTGCGCAGCTCGGGAACGGCCAGCTCTGGTGGGAGCCGGAGTACGACGCTGCCGGACGCGGCAAGGGGTATCTGGGCCAACCGCTCGGGCCGATGGCACGGATCGGCGTGCCGACGGGACCGGAGCTGGTCGCGAACGGCGATCTCAGCTCCGGGATCACCGGTTGGGACTATTACGCGTACCAGGCCACCGGCAGTCTCAATGCCGACAACTCCATCCTGCACTCGACGCCCGCCGCCGCGCGCATCCAGGTGCAGGCCGTCTCACCGGGCGGGGAGTTCAAGGTGTGGAAGACCGGCTTGTCCGTGGTCTCCGGGCTCAGCTACACGCTCGCCTTCTGGGCCCGCGCCAGCACTGCCCTGGATCTGGACTTCCACCTCTACGCCGACGCCTGTCCGGGGGGCGCTTGTTTGAATGAGCAGAGCGTCCAGCTCGGGACGTCGTGGCAACGGTACCAGGTCCATTTCTTCTCGACAGGGAGCGCCTCTGCGTCCCTCAATCTCTTCGTGCGCGAGCCGGGCACGGTGTGGCTCGACGACGTCTCGCTGCGCGAAGGGGAAACGACCGTCTACCGGCGTGACTTCGAGCGCGGCGTGGCGCTCCTCAACTACACATCGAGTCAGCGGACGATTGACTTGGGGGGCTCGTACGAGAGGTTGCGCATTCCGGGCAGCACGGAGTTCAACGGCGCCGCGGTGACCGAGGAGAGCGTACCGCCGTGGGACGGCCGCATCCTGCTCCGCGTCGGTTCGACGGCGGTGCCGCATGGCCGACTGCATCAGAACGAGCCCAACCCGTTCAACCCGGGCACGCGCATCGACTTCCAGCTCCTGTCGCCGGAATCGGTCCACCTGGCCGTGTACGACATCCGCGGCCGCCTCGTGCGCGTCCTCCTCGACGCGGCACTCCCCGCCGGCGACGCCGCCGTCCGTTGGGACGGCACCGATCGTCTGCACCAACCCGTCCACTCCGGCATCTACATCTACCGGCTCGAGACGCCGAGCTTCAACGAGTCGAAAAAAATGACCCTGCTGCGCTGA